The following proteins come from a genomic window of Candidatus Zixiibacteriota bacterium:
- a CDS encoding DUF6144 family protein, which produces MSDISMDRKEFLSNVGKCCLGTCLCTIVGGFDNLHAQESDQQKSQQLEKPRSEERIKFAEQWVKRFFAVMDSTLDEKTRRQLMMANGKACYRNWIEDTKQVLKPVTLEQFASWVKNNVKDESYQVDGKVIHFQYMSAAETGLPSDESACLCPLVETKPKGLSATYCICSVGYVKEMHEMYLNRPVEVELVDSVLMGGKRCRFKITVA; this is translated from the coding sequence TGACATATCAATGGACCGGAAAGAGTTCCTGAGCAATGTGGGTAAATGCTGCCTCGGGACATGCCTTTGCACAATTGTGGGAGGATTTGATAATCTTCATGCCCAGGAATCGGATCAGCAGAAATCCCAGCAGCTTGAAAAGCCGCGATCGGAAGAGCGAATCAAATTCGCCGAGCAATGGGTGAAGCGATTCTTTGCCGTAATGGACAGCACTCTTGATGAGAAAACCAGAAGGCAATTGATGATGGCCAATGGAAAGGCCTGTTACCGGAACTGGATTGAAGATACCAAACAGGTGCTTAAGCCTGTCACTCTGGAGCAGTTTGCATCATGGGTAAAAAATAATGTGAAGGACGAATCATATCAGGTTGACGGGAAAGTTATCCATTTTCAATACATGTCCGCGGCCGAAACCGGCTTACCCTCTGATGAAAGCGCCTGTCTCTGCCCTCTGGTCGAAACCAAACCAAAAGGACTATCGGCCACATATTGTATATGTTCGGTGGGTTACGTAAAGGAGATGCATGAGATGTATCTAAATCGTCCGGTCGAGGTGGAATTGGTCGATTCGGTCCTGATGGGCGGGAAACGTTGTCGGTTTAAAATCACGGTCGCCTGA
- a CDS encoding GNAT family N-acetyltransferase, which produces MFFLETERLGFKLWSGTDLNLAIGLWGDPEVTGLIGGPFSEEQIRERLAAEIANMKAHRVQYWPIFLLSSGEHVGCCGLRPYKLDQRIYEIGFHLRRAYQGQGLAREAAYAVMEHAFKNLKATALFAGHHPKNEPSRRALEKLGFRYINNQFYAPTGLDHPSYLLTAEEFFKRRREDSGQ; this is translated from the coding sequence ATGTTTTTTTTGGAGACAGAACGCCTCGGATTTAAGTTATGGTCGGGAACCGATCTCAATCTGGCCATAGGGCTATGGGGCGATCCCGAAGTCACCGGACTCATCGGGGGACCGTTCTCTGAAGAGCAGATTCGGGAACGGCTGGCCGCCGAAATTGCCAATATGAAAGCGCATCGGGTTCAGTACTGGCCGATATTCCTTCTCTCAAGCGGCGAACATGTCGGTTGCTGCGGGTTGCGACCTTACAAATTGGATCAGCGAATCTACGAAATTGGGTTTCATTTGCGACGAGCATATCAGGGACAGGGACTCGCCCGTGAAGCGGCCTATGCGGTAATGGAGCATGCTTTCAAAAACCTTAAGGCGACCGCTTTGTTTGCCGGCCATCATCCCAAAAACGAACCCTCCCGGCGGGCGCTGGAAAAGCTGGGTTTTCGATATATAAATAATCAGTTTTATGCCCCGACCGGTTTGGATCATCCTTCCTACCTGCTGACGGCGGAGGAATTTTTCAAGAGGCGCAGAGAGGATTCGGGTCAATGA
- a CDS encoding DUF4388 domain-containing protein, with amino-acid sequence MTKEQKKPQAGENPETRDISLESQIDPAVEFGETTGKQSSHPEHAGEDKSEAAGTEAGDQSRSHICFTGPIVTTILTKDSFEMALTDSSENAVEMAANIDFYALFIKEKMVIACLDQYSKAIPEIWPEVLTGSGSGLTSQDSSESFLPLVKRLKSKSPDTKILLTIKKKVSADLHTRARKYVLRLCNRMELPTADKELVAAAEDIHSLAKLRHPDQSPGGFKSIADAGAKSLRLLNEQPLVVGILRSMYCSLEKKDCRKPSLELIGANILTVVDLYCDTLHFELDLTRDRFQTIGRELSYLTGKLFLKEVVEAFIAMLEDEIPKEIEAEKAGRVLIYSDRPDRIYPLETRLKNEGFQPIATESLESFVATCKRRRPDIVIMRHYSLPRGIVKTLQRLSSKGINISSMPIFLMVKGIFVDHMAPLLEMGIEDISDLEGSIDVLMVKLKKTRAELQAFPEKGQEAIPSQTGSRGNLSDMNLIDLLQALGPSLRTTRITVKPDDGTRDSLLMYLFKGQITFAQMGELKGEKAIHRALEWKSGTWAIEPVTEADLPEPNNDLSNESILLEGCRLLDESTRVPVSN; translated from the coding sequence ATGACAAAAGAACAAAAGAAGCCTCAGGCCGGTGAAAATCCGGAAACACGGGATATAAGTCTCGAATCTCAGATTGATCCGGCCGTGGAATTCGGGGAAACAACCGGAAAGCAAAGCAGCCACCCGGAACACGCCGGCGAGGACAAATCGGAGGCAGCCGGAACCGAGGCGGGTGATCAATCCCGGTCGCACATCTGCTTCACAGGTCCGATTGTGACGACAATTCTGACCAAAGACAGTTTTGAAATGGCTCTAACCGACTCCTCCGAGAATGCCGTCGAAATGGCGGCCAACATTGATTTCTATGCCCTTTTTATCAAAGAGAAAATGGTTATTGCCTGTCTTGACCAGTACAGCAAGGCGATTCCTGAAATATGGCCGGAGGTTTTAACCGGATCGGGTTCGGGCCTGACCTCTCAGGATAGTTCAGAGTCCTTCCTGCCACTGGTAAAACGATTGAAAAGCAAGTCGCCCGATACCAAAATTCTTCTGACCATAAAGAAAAAGGTCTCCGCGGATCTCCATACCAGGGCCCGGAAATATGTGCTCCGCCTTTGCAATCGCATGGAATTACCGACCGCAGACAAGGAATTGGTGGCCGCCGCAGAGGATATTCACAGTCTGGCGAAGCTGCGGCATCCCGACCAAAGCCCGGGCGGTTTCAAGAGCATTGCCGATGCCGGGGCCAAGTCGCTGCGGCTTCTGAACGAACAGCCGCTTGTGGTCGGCATACTGCGTTCGATGTACTGCAGCCTGGAAAAGAAGGATTGCCGCAAGCCCTCGCTCGAACTGATAGGTGCAAACATATTGACTGTGGTGGACCTGTATTGTGACACCCTTCATTTTGAACTGGATTTGACTCGTGATAGATTCCAGACCATCGGGCGGGAACTGAGCTACCTGACCGGCAAGCTGTTCTTGAAAGAGGTCGTTGAGGCTTTTATCGCCATGCTGGAGGATGAGATACCAAAGGAGATCGAGGCCGAGAAGGCCGGACGTGTTCTGATCTACTCTGACCGCCCCGATCGCATTTATCCTTTGGAAACGCGGCTCAAGAATGAAGGCTTCCAGCCGATCGCGACCGAGTCGCTCGAGTCGTTTGTGGCAACCTGCAAGCGGCGACGACCGGATATTGTCATTATGCGGCACTATTCGCTGCCCCGCGGTATTGTCAAGACACTGCAGCGCCTTTCGAGCAAGGGAATCAATATAAGCAGCATGCCGATTTTCTTAATGGTCAAGGGAATATTCGTCGACCATATGGCGCCGTTGCTGGAAATGGGAATCGAGGATATTAGTGACCTGGAGGGCAGCATCGATGTCCTCATGGTCAAACTAAAGAAAACCCGGGCGGAGTTGCAGGCGTTTCCTGAAAAGGGGCAAGAGGCGATACCGTCGCAGACTGGCTCGAGGGGTAATTTGTCGGACATGAATCTGATCGATCTGCTTCAGGCGCTGGGCCCCAGCCTGCGCACCACCCGGATTACGGTCAAACCGGATGACGGTACCCGGGATTCCCTGTTGATGTACCTGTTCAAGGGGCAGATTACATTTGCCCAGATGGGTGAGCTTAAAGGGGAAAAGGCCATTCACCGGGCGCTGGAGTGGAAAAGCGGCACCTGGGCGATCGAACCGGTCACGGAAGCCGATCTCCCCGAACCAAACAATGACCTCTCCAACGAATCGATACTGCTTGAGGGATGCCGCCTGCTGGATGAGAGCACGCGCGTTCCGGTTTCAAATTAA
- a CDS encoding S8 family serine peptidase, producing MSNVSDHDIDAPCAWQINAGSPSVTVAVLDGGVRYYHKDLGGSAWPTTSGNIWINPGEIKGNGIDDDGNGYVDDWIGWDWVTGVKGCKKGEDCSTADNDPKDFGGHGTHCAGIVAAMTNNAIGVTGVAGGWGNGTSGSVGNGSKIMCLRIGWLSTGGVGYVRMDFAAQAFYYAANKGAKVASCSWGSSNTSGLGAAIDYAVSKGVLVVHAAGNSNNETQDYLATRADVVDVAATDKNDLKASFSSYGTWVDVSAPGVDIVSTYHNYSDPANDYFAVMSGTSMAAPMVSGLAALIKSQYPTYTWLDIHSRLESTTDNIDALNPTYAGKLGTGRVNACRAIGGNPVPKDTPELSVPREFSLYQNYPNPFNLGTNISFYLPQRLQVSLSIYNILGEKVKTLISGDIAAGSHAITWDGTNDAGSVVGTGIYLYKMTAGDKSVTKKMSLLK from the coding sequence ATGTCGAATGTCAGTGATCATGATATTGATGCTCCCTGCGCTTGGCAGATTAACGCGGGTAGTCCAAGTGTAACGGTGGCGGTCTTGGATGGTGGTGTCCGTTACTACCATAAGGACCTGGGTGGTTCTGCCTGGCCCACCACCAGCGGAAATATCTGGATCAACCCTGGTGAAATCAAAGGGAACGGTATTGATGACGACGGCAATGGGTATGTTGACGATTGGATTGGCTGGGACTGGGTTACCGGCGTCAAAGGCTGCAAGAAAGGAGAAGATTGCAGCACGGCTGATAATGACCCCAAGGATTTTGGTGGCCATGGAACACACTGCGCCGGTATAGTCGCGGCAATGACGAATAATGCCATCGGTGTTACCGGTGTGGCCGGCGGATGGGGAAATGGAACCTCCGGTTCGGTGGGAAACGGCTCGAAAATCATGTGCTTGCGTATCGGCTGGCTTTCTACCGGCGGAGTCGGATATGTTCGGATGGACTTTGCCGCTCAGGCTTTCTATTATGCTGCTAACAAAGGCGCCAAAGTGGCCAGTTGCAGCTGGGGTTCCTCGAACACGAGCGGACTGGGCGCGGCGATTGATTATGCTGTAAGCAAAGGCGTTCTGGTTGTGCATGCTGCCGGAAATAGCAACAATGAAACTCAGGATTATCTGGCCACCCGCGCCGATGTGGTCGATGTTGCGGCCACCGACAAGAATGACCTAAAGGCCAGTTTTTCCAGCTATGGCACATGGGTCGATGTTTCCGCACCAGGTGTCGATATTGTCAGTACCTATCACAATTACAGCGACCCGGCCAATGATTATTTCGCCGTCATGAGCGGAACCTCAATGGCTGCACCCATGGTGTCGGGGTTAGCTGCACTGATCAAATCGCAATACCCGACCTACACCTGGTTGGATATCCATAGCCGTCTTGAAAGCACGACCGACAATATCGATGCGCTCAATCCAACTTATGCGGGAAAACTTGGGACAGGAAGAGTTAATGCTTGCCGGGCAATCGGCGGTAATCCTGTACCAAAAGATACGCCGGAGCTAAGTGTCCCCAGAGAATTCTCATTATATCAGAATTATCCTAATCCCTTCAACCTTGGGACCAATATCTCTTTCTATCTTCCGCAGCGCTTGCAGGTAAGCCTGAGTATCTATAATATTCTCGGTGAGAAAGTAAAAACGCTCATCAGCGGTGACATTGCCGCAGGCTCGCACGCGATCACTTGGGATGGCACTAATGATGCCGGTTCGGTGGTCGGCACCGGTATCTATTTGTATAAAATGACCGCCGGTGATAAGAGTGTTACAAAAAAGATGAGTCTGTTGAAATAA
- a CDS encoding CvpA family protein → MDWHLYFWDLVLLVVGIIFIYKGFKKGLVNQIIWLISFAAGFFAASYFSFDLAQLLGFRLFNEGITTAACFVVIFLLTIMILHFIGKWLTKILNLSVVGLANSLLGALLNGLIFLIIVMVVLNLGLFMTSKIDKYLQKTTVVSQVVKVDKWLMDKRIREKIEKVIDKLE, encoded by the coding sequence ATGGATTGGCATCTTTATTTCTGGGATCTGGTGCTACTGGTGGTGGGCATTATTTTTATCTATAAAGGATTTAAGAAAGGGCTCGTCAATCAAATCATCTGGTTGATATCATTTGCCGCCGGTTTTTTTGCCGCCTCATATTTCAGCTTTGATCTGGCTCAGTTGCTTGGTTTCCGTTTATTCAATGAAGGCATAACCACCGCCGCATGTTTTGTGGTCATTTTCCTTCTGACCATTATGATACTTCACTTTATCGGGAAATGGCTCACGAAAATTCTCAATCTATCGGTCGTGGGGCTCGCCAATTCTCTGCTCGGGGCATTATTGAACGGCCTGATCTTTCTGATAATAGTTATGGTCGTGCTAAATCTCGGTCTTTTCATGACCTCAAAGATTGACAAATATCTGCAGAAAACGACCGTGGTCAGTCAGGTTGTGAAGGTTGACAAATGGCTGATGGACAAAAGAATCAGAGAAAAGATCGAAAAGGTAATCGATAAATTGGAATAG
- a CDS encoding PilZ domain-containing protein codes for MKVIGQEKQQKIRRKASAALLVCDSRTGTPIGRILDMSARGMKLVSSEPAMVRRIYYCRIPLKRKIDGCSEIFLDAECRWCRKSEETGQYNSGYIIRFPSPKDAGIIGKLIHSWMADQANFMNARHTTTAGKSQAK; via the coding sequence ATGAAAGTTATCGGTCAAGAGAAACAACAGAAAATCAGGCGGAAAGCATCAGCCGCCTTGCTCGTTTGCGATTCGCGCACGGGAACTCCGATCGGCCGGATTCTGGATATGTCGGCCAGAGGGATGAAACTGGTCAGTTCGGAACCGGCCATGGTGCGCCGGATTTACTACTGCCGGATACCGTTGAAAAGAAAAATTGACGGCTGCAGCGAGATTTTTCTTGATGCCGAATGCCGCTGGTGCCGGAAATCCGAGGAAACCGGTCAATATAATTCGGGATACATTATCAGATTTCCCTCCCCCAAAGATGCCGGAATAATCGGCAAATTAATTCATTCATGGATGGCCGACCAAGCCAATTTTATGAATGCCCGGCATACAACAACTGCAGGCAAAAGCCAGGCCAAATAG